A window from Borrelia sp. P9F1 encodes these proteins:
- the amrB gene encoding AmmeMemoRadiSam system protein B encodes MHERKTHKALLVSYGGYEFFLKNSHLFLKVITKDTRNVFIFSQTKENSQVNISTHKAWNIFKSKIDVNLNIIKSLQNLEFTNTEDKIIENDHKIEIVLNFIKDMTKEIKIIPIILGMLNYKTLKAFCEFLNAFTKKKENSFLFLSHFTSRSTNQNKAIKLESTLKELLLDDNINSSLILEHYNAHKILPENIIAIVIAHKLFQKFEFTQSEAVSNNNEHLIIGNILIK; translated from the coding sequence TTGCATGAAAGAAAAACTCATAAAGCACTTCTGGTCAGTTATGGGGGTTATGAGTTTTTCCTAAAAAATTCTCACTTGTTTCTGAAAGTAATAACCAAGGATACAAGAAATGTTTTTATATTCTCACAAACAAAGGAAAACTCGCAGGTTAACATTTCAACTCACAAGGCTTGGAATATATTCAAATCAAAAATCGACGTGAATTTGAACATAATAAAATCGCTGCAAAATCTTGAATTTACAAACACGGAAGACAAAATAATAGAAAACGACCACAAAATTGAGATAGTGCTAAATTTCATCAAAGACATGACAAAAGAGATAAAGATCATACCCATCATATTGGGTATGCTTAACTACAAAACCCTTAAAGCATTCTGCGAATTTTTAAATGCATTTACAAAAAAGAAGGAAAACTCTTTCCTTTTCCTTTCTCACTTTACTTCACGCTCTACAAACCAAAACAAGGCCATCAAGCTGGAATCAACCTTAAAAGAGCTCTTACTTGACGACAATATAAATTCCTCCCTTATTCTAGAACACTATAACGCACACAAGATACTGCCTGAAAACATAATTGCAATAGTAATAGCTCACAAACTCTTCCAAAAATTTGAATTCACACAAAGCGAAGCCGTAAGCAACAACAACGAACATTTAATAATAGGAAATATACTAATAAAATAG
- a CDS encoding outer membrane lipoprotein carrier protein LolA, translated as MKKIVLLLVVCPCVVFAQVSANQYFENIYSKYQNVEDMQGKISLNIKGLKQTGTLLYKFPDKFIVNLDSNNQVFVSDGELLTVYVPSLGTSFRQQLSIGKSGGGVMSVLGAEYSVSYTNSPNLEPLDESGGSAESFIKLTFSRRLYKGAATIDSFMIAFTESGAIRRIIAYPTGGGREIVIDLLSVKFNVGIPDSKFKYDPPKTSNKVDNFLYDVKKA; from the coding sequence ATGAAAAAAATAGTGCTGTTGCTGGTTGTGTGCCCTTGTGTTGTTTTCGCACAGGTGTCTGCCAACCAATATTTTGAGAATATTTATTCAAAGTATCAAAATGTAGAAGATATGCAGGGCAAGATTAGTCTTAATATAAAGGGCTTAAAGCAAACGGGTACTCTGCTATATAAGTTCCCAGACAAGTTTATTGTTAATCTAGATTCGAATAATCAAGTTTTTGTAAGTGACGGGGAGCTTTTGACAGTTTATGTACCCTCTCTTGGAACTTCTTTTAGGCAACAACTATCAATAGGGAAGTCGGGGGGGGGCGTTATGAGTGTTTTGGGGGCTGAATACAGTGTATCTTACACTAATTCTCCTAATTTAGAACCTCTTGATGAGTCTGGTGGAAGTGCGGAAAGTTTTATAAAATTAACCTTTTCAAGACGCCTTTATAAGGGTGCTGCTACGATTGATTCTTTTATGATTGCCTTTACAGAAAGCGGTGCAATTAGGAGGATTATTGCTTATCCCACGGGTGGTGGCCGGGAAATTGTTATTGATCTTTTGTCTGTGAAGTTTAATGTTGGAATTCCCGATAGTAAATTTAAGTATGATCCGCCAAAAACTTCAAACAAAGTAGATAATTTTTTATATGATGTTAAGAAAGCTTGA
- a CDS encoding NFACT family protein — MSLNYNEIDVLLKELPLKNSFLRKIKQPNYKTLVLEFYNKEINEKNFNILISLNPKTTRIHRTSKKFDNIKPPLRFFEFLKSKIQNGKLFEACQINNERIISIKVVKGEIMTFIFIKLWPASPNIIVTDTNFKILDTFYRRPKSRETTGETFAKIKEIIGNNGTTQKGEVKLKDGYHNQSSYSEFIENYYDELETKETEKFNAALLRKKYEKEKINLEKRIQSLETQINSIKVIESRKEKGEAILANINKIKKGMDKIIVKNNNGKEITIELDKRLLPKDNALKYFKEYKRSKNSLNLVGEQLKSAREQYDELISRKTCLDEKGLICSEGGIKKQTPSKRPPIGVHFISFGFEIVVGRNAKENDDLLRDWAKGNDYWLHTRGYPGAYVFIRNKKDKTPPLEVLLDAGNLCVFYTKAARKSGQADLYYTNVKNLRRVKGGKKGLVIPNKEKNLSIKLDLGILNKFKNKN; from the coding sequence ATGTCATTAAATTACAATGAAATTGATGTACTACTTAAGGAACTTCCTCTAAAAAATTCATTTTTAAGGAAAATAAAACAACCCAATTATAAAACTCTAGTTTTAGAGTTTTATAATAAGGAGATAAATGAAAAAAACTTCAATATATTAATCTCATTGAATCCAAAAACCACCAGAATACACAGAACAAGTAAAAAATTTGACAATATTAAACCTCCTTTAAGATTTTTTGAATTTTTAAAATCAAAAATTCAAAATGGCAAATTATTTGAAGCTTGTCAAATAAACAATGAAAGAATAATCTCTATTAAGGTGGTAAAAGGCGAAATAATGACATTTATCTTCATAAAATTATGGCCAGCCTCTCCTAACATAATCGTAACAGACACAAACTTTAAAATTCTTGATACATTTTACAGAAGACCAAAATCAAGAGAGACTACAGGAGAAACTTTTGCAAAAATAAAAGAGATTATTGGAAACAATGGCACCACTCAAAAAGGAGAGGTCAAACTAAAGGATGGCTATCACAATCAATCTTCTTACTCTGAATTTATCGAAAATTATTATGATGAATTAGAAACAAAAGAGACTGAAAAATTCAATGCAGCACTACTCAGAAAAAAATATGAGAAAGAAAAAATAAATTTAGAAAAAAGAATACAATCTTTGGAAACACAAATAAACTCTATTAAAGTAATTGAATCTAGAAAAGAAAAAGGTGAGGCGATCCTAGCGAACATTAACAAAATCAAGAAAGGAATGGATAAAATTATTGTCAAAAACAACAATGGAAAAGAAATTACAATAGAATTAGACAAAAGATTACTACCTAAAGATAATGCTCTTAAATACTTTAAAGAATACAAAAGAAGTAAAAATTCTTTAAATCTCGTGGGAGAACAATTAAAAAGTGCAAGAGAACAATATGATGAATTAATATCAAGGAAAACCTGCTTAGATGAAAAAGGCTTGATTTGCTCAGAAGGAGGGATTAAGAAGCAAACCCCATCAAAAAGGCCTCCTATTGGTGTTCATTTCATCTCTTTCGGATTTGAAATCGTTGTAGGAAGAAATGCAAAAGAAAATGACGATCTCTTAAGGGATTGGGCAAAGGGTAACGACTATTGGTTGCACACAAGAGGTTATCCTGGTGCCTATGTTTTCATTAGAAATAAAAAAGACAAAACTCCTCCTCTTGAAGTTTTGCTCGATGCTGGTAATTTATGCGTTTTTTACACAAAAGCTGCAAGAAAATCGGGGCAAGCTGATCTTTATTACACCAATGTTAAGAATTTAAGAAGGGTCAAGGGAGGAAAAAAGGGACTTGTAATACCCAATAAAGAAAAAAATTTAAGTATTAAGCTAGATCTTGGAATACTCAATAAATTTAAAAATAAAAATTAA
- a CDS encoding helix-turn-helix transcriptional regulator, giving the protein MEENDFVKFGDFLKKARVDRGLALDVISDEIKISVKYLKALEESNIELFPNEVLAVGFLRTYSEYLDIDVWYISSLFKEYKKRVNDSYIGIKAENKNVGSKFSGEGNFPSKGVDVSNIDSSVVIKILVGLFGLVILIFFIFNFSEIGAYLKKIFRTNSIARKSPVIHEIPFDKENFWNASLADGDFLSLVYGDTVSKYRVSFNNDDLVITGEVDNSRNVFKLGKSLEVDFNDDIKVKMIYENYSRDRIRKAYVSLEAFVLNVKYVSETSLSSRFEILDWGFEVNGPKSRMVSEYPTLYSSRNIVNVDLVIRFLNDTFLRYADEGNLSGESLLVAKDDSLNLSFKKSLILFLSRISDTNISLQGKDITSVLKGYEKELMAVQFFWLKTPMGFDLKVSEVY; this is encoded by the coding sequence ATGGAAGAAAATGATTTCGTTAAGTTTGGGGATTTTTTAAAAAAAGCTAGGGTTGATAGGGGGTTAGCGCTTGATGTCATATCTGATGAAATTAAAATTTCTGTTAAGTATCTTAAAGCTCTTGAAGAATCTAATATTGAATTATTTCCGAATGAAGTCTTGGCTGTAGGGTTTTTAAGGACGTATAGTGAGTACTTAGATATTGACGTTTGGTATATTTCATCTCTTTTTAAGGAGTATAAAAAAAGGGTTAATGACAGCTATATTGGCATTAAAGCTGAAAATAAAAATGTTGGTTCAAAGTTTTCTGGCGAGGGTAATTTTCCTAGTAAAGGTGTGGATGTTTCTAATATAGATTCTTCTGTGGTGATTAAAATATTAGTGGGATTATTTGGACTTGTGATTCTCATATTTTTTATTTTCAATTTTAGTGAGATTGGTGCTTATTTGAAAAAAATATTTAGGACGAACAGTATTGCAAGGAAGTCTCCGGTAATTCATGAGATTCCTTTTGATAAAGAAAATTTTTGGAATGCTTCGCTTGCAGATGGTGATTTTTTATCTTTGGTGTACGGAGATACTGTTTCAAAGTATAGGGTCTCTTTTAATAACGATGATTTAGTTATTACAGGTGAAGTTGATAATAGTCGCAATGTTTTCAAGCTGGGTAAATCTCTGGAAGTAGATTTTAATGATGATATAAAAGTGAAGATGATTTATGAAAATTATTCTCGTGACAGGATTAGGAAGGCATATGTAAGCTTAGAGGCCTTCGTTTTGAATGTTAAATATGTGTCTGAAACCAGTCTTTCTAGCCGATTTGAAATTCTAGACTGGGGTTTTGAGGTTAATGGACCGAAGAGCAGGATGGTTAGTGAGTATCCTACTCTGTATTCTTCTCGAAATATTGTTAATGTTGATTTGGTTATCCGTTTCTTAAATGATACATTTCTCAGGTACGCTGATGAGGGTAATCTTTCAGGGGAATCTTTACTTGTTGCTAAAGATGATTCGCTTAATTTAAGCTTTAAGAAATCATTGATATTGTTTTTGTCAAGAATTTCTGATACTAACATTTCTCTTCAGGGTAAAGATATTACTTCTGTTTTAAAAGGGTATGAAAAAGAATTAATGGCAGTTCAATTTTTTTGGTTAAAAACTCCTATGGGATTTGATCTTAAGGTTTCTGAAGTTTATTAA
- the gatA gene encoding Asp-tRNA(Asn)/Glu-tRNA(Gln) amidotransferase subunit GatA, which translates to MNLRDMSLVKIKELVLSRKLSICDVVLSYKEQYDANKDINGYIEFFDDSLELAKKYDVSLRKGEVQSLPLIGMPIAVKDNIAIKDKGLTCASEILQGYVSPYEATVIKRLRDNGAILLGRTNMDEFAMGSSCEFSYYGATLNPLNKEYVVGGSSGGSGAVVADKQAPFALGSDTGGSVRLPASFVGTIGFKPSYGGLSRYGLVSYASSLDQIGFFSHFIDDIALILRHTCGVDKMDSTSVNIFTNPYPLLNRALKGIKVATIKEFSEDLMDRDVACEFSRFKSELLSKGVEIHEVSIEEIAYVLSLYYSISPVEAASNLARYTGLRYGKIIKDNLTLGDFYFKHRSSFFNEEVKRRIVLGNYLLSEGYDLKYYTKACRVIENVLIPKFNEIFSKLDYIVTPTSFVKPFKIGEACDDPIKMYYSDMCTVIANLIGSPAISLPFAKDEKGLPIGMQIIGQSRRDFELLNFSKNVMEGLGLDDI; encoded by the coding sequence TTGAATTTAAGAGATATGAGCTTAGTAAAGATTAAAGAGTTAGTATTAAGTCGTAAGCTTAGTATCTGTGATGTTGTTCTTTCTTATAAGGAGCAATATGATGCAAATAAAGATATTAATGGGTATATTGAATTTTTCGATGATTCTTTGGAGTTGGCAAAAAAGTATGATGTTTCCTTAAGGAAAGGAGAGGTGCAAAGTTTACCTTTAATTGGAATGCCTATTGCTGTTAAGGATAATATTGCAATTAAAGATAAGGGATTGACTTGTGCTTCCGAGATTTTACAGGGTTATGTATCTCCTTATGAGGCTACGGTTATTAAAAGGTTAAGAGATAATGGTGCAATTTTGCTTGGTAGAACTAATATGGATGAGTTTGCTATGGGTTCTTCTTGTGAATTTTCTTACTATGGAGCTACTCTTAATCCTTTAAATAAGGAGTATGTTGTTGGGGGTAGTTCTGGTGGTTCTGGTGCGGTTGTTGCGGATAAGCAGGCGCCTTTTGCACTTGGTAGCGATACTGGAGGGTCTGTTAGACTGCCTGCTTCTTTTGTGGGTACCATTGGCTTTAAACCTTCTTATGGAGGTTTGTCTCGGTATGGGCTTGTGTCCTACGCATCGTCTCTTGATCAGATAGGTTTTTTTTCTCATTTCATTGATGACATAGCTTTAATATTAAGACATACCTGTGGGGTTGATAAAATGGATTCTACTAGTGTAAATATTTTTACAAATCCATATCCATTGTTAAATAGGGCTTTGAAGGGAATCAAGGTAGCTACAATTAAGGAATTTAGTGAAGATTTAATGGACAGGGATGTTGCTTGTGAGTTTTCTAGATTCAAGTCTGAACTTTTAAGTAAAGGAGTTGAAATACACGAGGTTTCAATAGAAGAGATTGCTTATGTACTTTCTCTTTATTATTCAATATCGCCAGTTGAGGCAGCTTCTAATCTTGCTCGTTATACTGGACTTCGTTATGGAAAAATAATAAAGGATAATTTAACTTTGGGTGATTTTTATTTCAAACACAGAAGTTCCTTCTTTAATGAAGAGGTAAAAAGACGTATTGTTCTTGGTAATTATTTATTGTCAGAGGGTTACGATTTGAAGTATTATACAAAGGCTTGTCGAGTTATTGAAAATGTGTTAATTCCCAAGTTTAATGAGATTTTTAGTAAGCTTGACTACATTGTTACGCCTACCAGCTTTGTGAAGCCCTTTAAGATTGGTGAGGCCTGTGATGATCCTATAAAAATGTATTATTCTGACATGTGTACCGTGATTGCTAATCTTATTGGTTCTCCTGCAATTTCCCTTCCCTTTGCGAAAGATGAAAAAGGGTTACCCATTGGTATGCAGATAATTGGGCAATCTAGAAGAGATTTTGAGCTTTTGAATTTTTCAAAAAATGTAATGGAGGGATTGGGGTTGGATGACATATAG
- a CDS encoding CarD family transcriptional regulator yields the protein MSFVLDQAIVYPMQGVGKIKNIQNKEFNGELIDYYEIYFPFNEMTFMVPVDRASDLGIRALVSREKIEEVFDVIKDFEGQIDQKKIKDGSHDFYKQSDILNTARLYKFLYTKSVQKELPFYEKRILNDFELILEHEISLALQISFEEAKQKIKDVLSIEKS from the coding sequence GTGTCGTTTGTATTAGATCAGGCTATCGTTTATCCGATGCAGGGGGTGGGTAAGATAAAGAATATTCAAAATAAGGAGTTTAATGGTGAGCTCATTGATTACTACGAGATATACTTCCCATTCAATGAGATGACTTTCATGGTTCCGGTCGATAGGGCTAGTGATCTTGGGATTAGAGCTTTAGTTAGTAGGGAAAAGATAGAGGAAGTCTTTGATGTTATAAAGGATTTTGAAGGACAGATAGATCAGAAGAAGATAAAAGATGGTAGTCATGATTTTTATAAGCAAAGTGACATATTAAACACTGCTAGATTGTACAAATTTTTGTACACAAAGTCTGTTCAGAAAGAGTTGCCTTTCTATGAGAAGAGAATTTTAAATGATTTTGAGCTGATTTTGGAGCATGAAATTAGTTTGGCCTTACAAATTAGTTTTGAAGAAGCTAAACAGAAAATTAAAGATGTTTTGTCTATTGAAAAGTCTTAA
- a CDS encoding ATP-dependent helicase: MVDRVEEFLISLNSYQREIVLDNNRNPILVLAGPGSGKTRVITAKIAYLIKKMDLRPDEILALTFTNKVAKEMNARINQLFDFNKSLHIQTFHSFGAWLLRIYFKEFDGNYDSNFTIWDTSDVVRFVKQIGLAPTIDLAKQVSSLILRAKENGVLHNCFGVEEKIYKDINTYEQEKARNNAFDFSDLVLKSALMLRDSEDIKKRVQRRFRAILVDEYQDTNYAQFLFLKELYDQGMHFMVVGDEDQSIYSFRGARVENILEFEKTFRGVSRYYLVQNYRSTLSIVNVANEVISKNKNRYEKVITTENDVGRKMKFFVFQNPTEEAEYFSDFLVKERLDTAILYRFNYQSFQFEKSFLKRDIPYKVLGSIRFYEREEVKDVISLLRLFVNRKDKVSFLRVINKPARGIGKTTTDKIIGVLNDSGINLDLILASRRVAGALRGKVSDTLISFLSIYDALGKGIESNVYVNLSAFIKDVVVKFGLWDYYQKFDKDEKSRNIDELIGSGVEYSGSFEGLVTFLENSSLSPLMHGDSNSGVLLSSIHGVKGLEFDRVIISGLEKGLLPAEIEELTEERLEEERRLFYVALTRARFELIITLSLQRFFGGMTRNTAISAFFQDISKEGYDIIFVPEYLRDNFKYFFSKGGDRNFNIGDYITYNGENGVIVDRWYQGGEQFMKINLRSGKKAILNSAYIKGLSKV, encoded by the coding sequence ATGGTAGATAGGGTAGAAGAGTTTCTTATTAGTTTAAATTCTTATCAGAGGGAAATCGTTCTAGATAATAATAGAAATCCTATTCTTGTTTTAGCAGGACCGGGTAGCGGAAAAACAAGGGTTATAACGGCTAAAATAGCTTATTTGATAAAAAAGATGGATTTGCGGCCAGATGAAATACTTGCTTTGACGTTTACGAATAAAGTTGCAAAGGAGATGAATGCAAGAATAAACCAACTTTTTGATTTTAATAAGTCTTTACATATTCAAACTTTCCACTCTTTTGGTGCTTGGCTTTTAAGAATTTACTTTAAAGAATTTGACGGAAATTATGATTCGAATTTTACAATTTGGGACACTAGTGATGTTGTTCGGTTTGTTAAACAAATTGGACTTGCTCCTACCATTGATCTTGCCAAGCAAGTCTCGTCTTTAATACTTAGGGCAAAAGAAAATGGGGTGTTGCATAATTGTTTTGGTGTTGAGGAAAAAATTTACAAAGATATTAATACTTATGAGCAGGAAAAAGCTAGGAATAATGCCTTTGATTTTTCTGATCTTGTTCTCAAGTCTGCTTTAATGCTAAGAGATTCTGAAGATATAAAGAAGCGAGTACAGAGAAGATTTAGGGCTATCCTTGTAGATGAGTATCAGGATACGAATTACGCACAGTTTTTATTTTTAAAAGAGCTTTATGATCAAGGTATGCACTTCATGGTAGTGGGGGATGAAGACCAGTCCATATACTCTTTTAGGGGGGCTAGAGTTGAGAATATTCTTGAGTTTGAAAAGACATTTAGGGGAGTATCTAGGTATTATTTGGTTCAGAATTATCGTTCTACCTTAAGTATTGTTAATGTTGCTAATGAGGTTATTTCAAAGAATAAGAATCGATATGAAAAAGTTATAACTACGGAAAACGATGTAGGCAGGAAAATGAAATTTTTCGTATTTCAAAATCCTACAGAAGAGGCTGAGTATTTTTCCGATTTTCTTGTTAAAGAAAGACTTGATACGGCAATACTTTATAGATTTAATTATCAGTCTTTTCAGTTTGAGAAATCTTTCTTAAAGAGAGATATTCCATATAAGGTGTTAGGATCAATTAGATTTTATGAGAGGGAAGAAGTTAAAGATGTAATTTCTCTGCTTAGGCTTTTTGTGAATAGAAAGGATAAGGTATCTTTCTTAAGAGTAATCAATAAGCCTGCTAGGGGAATTGGAAAGACTACTACGGATAAAATAATAGGGGTGCTAAATGACAGTGGTATTAATCTTGATTTAATTCTTGCAAGTAGAAGAGTTGCTGGAGCTCTTAGGGGGAAGGTGAGTGATACTCTTATTTCTTTTTTAAGCATTTATGATGCATTAGGTAAAGGAATTGAGAGTAATGTTTATGTGAACTTATCTGCTTTTATTAAGGATGTTGTAGTTAAGTTTGGGCTTTGGGATTATTATCAAAAATTTGATAAAGATGAGAAGTCTAGAAACATTGACGAGCTTATTGGGAGCGGAGTTGAATATTCGGGTAGTTTCGAGGGGCTTGTAACGTTTTTAGAAAACTCATCCCTTTCGCCTTTGATGCATGGGGATTCCAATTCTGGTGTACTTTTATCTTCGATTCATGGAGTTAAGGGGCTTGAATTTGATAGAGTGATAATATCTGGACTCGAGAAGGGGTTATTGCCTGCTGAGATTGAGGAATTGACGGAAGAAAGATTAGAGGAAGAGAGAAGGCTTTTCTATGTTGCTCTCACTAGGGCCAGATTTGAGCTTATTATTACGCTTAGTTTGCAGAGATTCTTTGGGGGCATGACAAGAAACACTGCTATTTCAGCCTTTTTTCAAGATATTAGTAAGGAAGGCTACGATATTATTTTTGTTCCAGAATATTTAAGGGATAATTTTAAGTATTTTTTTTCAAAGGGTGGGGACAGGAACTTTAATATTGGAGATTATATAACTTATAATGGAGAAAACGGAGTGATTGTGGATAGGTGGTACCAGGGTGGTGAGCAATTTATGAAGATTAATCTTAGGAGTGGAAAAAAGGCGATTTTGAATTCAGCCTATATTAAAGGACTTTCTAAAGTTTAG
- the rpmB gene encoding 50S ribosomal protein L28, which yields MGRECEITGKGTLFGNNVPRKGLAKRKGGAGQHIGVKTRRTFKVNLVNKKFFIPELGRRVGIRVSADALRSISKVGLDVFLKKNCKRLKDFV from the coding sequence ATGGGTAGAGAGTGTGAGATAACAGGAAAGGGTACATTGTTTGGGAATAACGTGCCGAGGAAGGGTCTTGCTAAAAGAAAGGGAGGAGCGGGCCAGCATATTGGTGTTAAAACTAGGAGAACTTTTAAGGTGAATTTAGTTAACAAGAAATTTTTTATCCCTGAGCTGGGGAGAAGGGTTGGTATTAGGGTTTCTGCTGATGCTTTAAGGAGTATTTCAAAGGTTGGCCTTGATGTTTTTTTGAAGAAAAATTGCAAAAGGTTGAAAGATTTTGTTTAG
- the gatC gene encoding Asp-tRNA(Asn)/Glu-tRNA(Gln) amidotransferase subunit GatC: MKDIHLENSLKLSLLILSEDEEQKFVEKFEKVVGMLNKISEFDVEDDFEQKVCELSDLREDEILPSLRIESIKNFSNSFLDGYFPSPRVLE, encoded by the coding sequence TTGAAAGACATTCATTTAGAGAACAGCTTGAAGTTGAGTCTTTTGATCTTGAGTGAAGATGAAGAGCAAAAGTTTGTTGAGAAGTTTGAAAAGGTAGTTGGTATGCTAAATAAAATTTCTGAGTTTGATGTGGAAGATGATTTTGAACAGAAGGTATGTGAGTTGTCGGATTTAAGGGAAGATGAGATTTTACCCTCCTTAAGGATTGAGTCTATTAAAAATTTTAGTAATTCATTTCTAGATGGATACTTCCCATCTCCTAGGGTACTTGAATAG
- the pyk gene encoding pyruvate kinase, producing the protein MIKKLTKIVATISDLRCDPEHIKDLYEAGVNVIRLNTAHQSHEDALKVINNVRQVSNKIALMIDTKGPEVRTANIDTPISVKMGDRIIVSASPVNNPNSFQTNYDNFVNEVPNGSRILIDDGELEMIVIEKLADRLICEIKNDGQIKNKKSINTPGVPLKLKSVTEKDKGFIELAAKQNIDFIAHSFVRHEKDIQDVKDILNTAGNPDVKIISKVENQEGIDNIEEIVKASYGIMVARGDMGVEIPAEDVPLAQIKITQACIKYGVPVITATQMLHSMIENPRPTRAEVSDVANAILNGTDAIMLSGETAYGKYPVEAVKMMTRVAREVEKHREKTLFRDEIFCSKRIIRNYIIKCAIDSTKIMPVKAIIVDSLKGRTARVMATYRASVPLFITTSNERIARELSLSYGVYSNLVDNSFKRTTEFVVTSLELLKTQGIVEDSDTVVIISGNPNRDASKGTEFMEINTVEDAIKGRNI; encoded by the coding sequence ATGATAAAAAAATTAACAAAAATAGTAGCAACAATATCTGACCTTAGATGCGACCCGGAACACATAAAAGATTTATATGAAGCAGGAGTTAACGTAATAAGGCTTAATACTGCTCATCAATCTCATGAAGATGCTCTGAAAGTAATTAACAATGTTAGACAAGTTTCAAATAAAATAGCACTAATGATTGACACAAAAGGACCAGAAGTTAGAACGGCAAATATTGACACCCCTATTTCCGTTAAAATGGGAGACAGGATAATAGTCTCAGCATCGCCTGTTAACAACCCTAACTCATTTCAAACTAATTACGACAACTTTGTTAATGAGGTTCCAAATGGCTCTAGGATTCTTATCGACGACGGCGAGCTTGAAATGATTGTCATTGAAAAACTAGCAGACAGATTGATTTGTGAGATTAAAAACGACGGACAAATTAAAAATAAAAAATCAATAAATACGCCAGGAGTTCCGCTTAAGTTAAAATCTGTAACTGAAAAGGATAAAGGTTTTATTGAGCTTGCGGCAAAACAAAATATTGATTTTATTGCTCATTCATTTGTAAGACATGAAAAGGATATTCAAGACGTTAAAGATATATTAAATACAGCTGGGAATCCTGATGTAAAAATCATTTCCAAGGTTGAAAATCAAGAAGGAATTGACAATATTGAAGAGATTGTAAAGGCTTCCTATGGAATCATGGTAGCAAGAGGAGACATGGGAGTTGAAATACCTGCTGAAGATGTTCCCTTGGCACAAATTAAAATAACTCAAGCTTGCATCAAGTATGGAGTTCCAGTGATTACTGCAACACAAATGCTTCACTCAATGATTGAAAATCCAAGACCCACAAGAGCGGAGGTTTCTGATGTTGCTAATGCTATCCTAAATGGTACAGATGCTATTATGCTGTCTGGTGAAACAGCTTACGGTAAATATCCAGTTGAAGCTGTTAAGATGATGACTAGGGTCGCTAGAGAGGTTGAAAAACATAGGGAAAAAACATTATTTAGGGACGAAATTTTCTGTAGCAAAAGAATAATCAGGAATTATATTATCAAATGTGCAATTGACTCAACAAAGATAATGCCCGTAAAAGCTATTATTGTTGACTCGTTGAAGGGAAGGACTGCAAGAGTAATGGCCACATATAGGGCAAGTGTTCCTTTGTTTATTACAACAAGCAATGAAAGGATTGCAAGAGAACTATCCCTTTCTTACGGCGTTTATTCCAATCTTGTTGATAATAGCTTCAAAAGAACAACTGAGTTTGTAGTGACTTCTCTTGAACTACTAAAGACACAAGGAATAGTTGAAGATTCAGACACTGTGGTCATTATATCGGGAAACCCAAACAGAGATGCAAGCAAGGGTACGGAATTTATGGAGATAAATACAGTAGAAGACGCAATTAAGGGACGAAACATATAA